Proteins encoded in a region of the Enterococcus gilvus ATCC BAA-350 genome:
- a CDS encoding carbamoyl phosphate synthase small subunit, producing MKRLLILEDGTVFEGEGFGAEANVVGEVVFTTSMTGYQETITDQSFNGQIITFTYPMVGNYGVNRDDYESIAPTCKGVIVKEHARLASNWRKQMTLDEFLKRKGIPGIAGIDTRALTKKLRNVGTMKGSIVDPADQLEHSFDQLKATVLPTNQVAQVSTVTPYPSPGVGRNVVVIDFGLKHSILRELSRRECNLTVMPYNTDAQTILDLCPDGVMLTNGPGDPKDVPEAIEMIKQIQGKVPIFGICLGHQLFSLANGADTYKMKFGHRGLNHPVREIATGRIDFTSQNHGFAVDEKTIDPEKLMVTHVEVNDGTIEGVRHRNYPAFSVQYHPDAAPGPHDGVHLFDEFMEMMDAWKEQA from the coding sequence TTGAAAAGACTTTTAATTTTAGAAGACGGTACAGTATTCGAAGGTGAAGGATTTGGTGCGGAAGCCAATGTCGTAGGCGAAGTCGTCTTCACCACTAGTATGACAGGGTATCAGGAAACAATCACCGATCAAAGTTTCAACGGACAAATCATTACGTTTACCTACCCTATGGTAGGAAATTATGGTGTAAACCGTGATGATTATGAATCAATCGCACCAACCTGCAAAGGCGTGATTGTAAAGGAACATGCGCGACTAGCCAGTAATTGGCGGAAACAAATGACGCTAGACGAATTTTTGAAACGTAAAGGAATTCCTGGCATTGCAGGTATCGATACACGAGCGTTAACAAAGAAATTGCGCAATGTTGGAACAATGAAAGGCAGTATCGTTGACCCAGCCGATCAATTGGAACACTCCTTTGATCAACTAAAAGCAACAGTCTTACCAACGAATCAAGTTGCACAGGTTTCAACAGTCACACCTTATCCAAGTCCAGGTGTCGGTCGCAACGTTGTGGTCATTGATTTTGGATTGAAGCATAGTATCTTGAGAGAATTGTCACGCCGAGAATGCAATTTAACAGTAATGCCCTATAACACGGATGCACAGACGATCTTGGATCTTTGCCCAGACGGTGTCATGCTGACGAACGGACCAGGAGACCCTAAAGACGTCCCTGAAGCAATAGAGATGATCAAACAAATTCAAGGAAAAGTGCCTATTTTCGGAATTTGCCTCGGACATCAGCTATTCTCATTAGCAAACGGTGCGGATACGTATAAGATGAAGTTCGGTCATCGCGGATTAAATCATCCTGTAAGAGAAATCGCGACTGGACGAATCGACTTCACTTCTCAAAATCACGGATTTGCAGTAGATGAAAAAACGATCGATCCAGAAAAATTAATGGTTACCCATGTGGAAGTCAATGATGGGACGATCGAGGGTGTTCGTCACCGCAACTATCCAGCCTTCAGTGTTCAGTATCACCCAGACGCTGCGCCCGGTCCACACGACGGTGTACATTTATTTGATGAATTTATGGAAATGATGGATGCATGGAAGGAGCAAGCATAA
- the carB gene encoding carbamoyl-phosphate synthase large subunit, whose product MPKRTDINKIMVIGSGPIVIGQAAEFDYAGTQACLALKEEGYEVVLVNSNPATIMTDKEIADSVYIEPITLEFVSRILRKELPDAILPTLGGQTGLNMAMELADSGILDELKIELLGTKLSAIDQAEDRDLFKQLMEELNQPIPESEIVNTVEEAVAFANTIGYPIIVRPAFTLGGTGGGMCDNEDELRTVAENGLKLSPATQCLIEKSIAGFKEIEYEVMRDSSDNAIVVCNMENFDPVGIHTGDSIVFAPSQTLSDYEYQMLRDASLSIIRALKIEGGCNVQLALDPHSFNYYVIEVNPRVSRSSALASKATGYPIAKLAAKIAVGLTLDEMKNPVTETTYAEFEPALDYVVAKIPRWPFDKFESGERVLGTQMKATGEVMAIGRNIEESLLKAVRSLEIGTYHAELPELSEVTDDELTEKMVKAQDDRLFYLTEAIRRGYSIEEINELTKVDLFFLDKLLHVVELENALSKNKKDVDLLKKAKQNGFADIKIAQLWDMTASDVRKFRTAEKILPVYKMVDTCAAEFESQTPYFYSTYEFENESVRSEQESVLVLGSGPIRIGQGVEFDYATVHSVKAIQEAGYEAIIMNSNPETVSTDFSVSDKLYFEPLTLEDVMNVVELEQPIGVIVQFGGQTAINLAEPLVKNGVKILGTTIEDLDRAEDRDQFEQVLQSLSIPQPPGDTATSAEEAVIIAEKIGYPVLVRPSYVLGGRAMEIVENQSDLEDYMAHAVKASPEHPVLVDRYLIGKECEVDAICDGETVLIPGIMEHIERAGVHSGDSMAVYPPQTFSKELKATIEEYTRRLALGMNCIGMMNIQFVIHNDEVFVIEVNPRASRTVPFLSKITNIPMAQIATKAILGQRLKELGYEDGLYPESNMVHVKAPVFSFTKLQKVDTYLGPEMKSTGEVMGSDRSLAKALYKAFAASGLHLPDFGAVLFTVADENKVEALELAKRFKDVGYSLIATAGTAKFLAENGLNAKTIDKISESDEHNVIDLIRTGEAQVVINTMDKNRQNASEDGFIIRREAVEHGVPLFTSLDTADAILRVMESRAFSIQEI is encoded by the coding sequence ATGCCAAAACGGACAGATATTAATAAGATCATGGTGATTGGTTCTGGACCAATCGTGATCGGACAAGCCGCGGAATTTGATTACGCCGGCACACAAGCTTGCTTAGCACTAAAAGAAGAAGGGTACGAAGTTGTCTTGGTCAACTCGAATCCAGCAACGATCATGACGGATAAAGAAATCGCGGATAGCGTTTATATTGAACCGATTACTTTAGAATTTGTCTCCCGCATTTTACGTAAAGAACTGCCTGATGCGATTCTGCCAACACTTGGCGGACAAACAGGCTTAAATATGGCAATGGAGCTCGCCGACTCAGGCATCTTAGATGAGTTGAAGATCGAACTGCTAGGAACAAAATTGTCAGCTATCGACCAAGCTGAAGACCGTGATTTGTTTAAGCAATTAATGGAAGAGCTGAACCAGCCAATCCCTGAATCAGAGATTGTCAACACTGTCGAAGAGGCGGTCGCTTTTGCCAACACGATTGGTTATCCTATCATCGTCCGTCCAGCCTTTACATTGGGCGGAACTGGCGGCGGCATGTGTGACAATGAGGATGAGCTTCGGACAGTTGCAGAAAATGGCCTTAAGCTTTCTCCAGCAACTCAATGTTTAATAGAAAAATCGATTGCCGGCTTTAAGGAAATCGAATACGAAGTAATGAGAGATTCGTCTGATAACGCAATCGTAGTATGTAACATGGAGAATTTCGACCCGGTTGGTATTCATACAGGTGATTCCATCGTATTTGCCCCCAGTCAAACGTTGTCTGACTATGAATATCAGATGTTGCGAGACGCATCATTATCAATTATCCGAGCTTTAAAAATCGAAGGCGGATGCAACGTTCAACTAGCACTCGATCCTCACAGTTTTAATTATTATGTAATCGAAGTGAATCCCCGCGTGTCTCGATCATCAGCCTTAGCAAGTAAAGCTACAGGTTATCCAATCGCGAAGCTCGCTGCAAAAATCGCAGTAGGATTAACACTGGATGAAATGAAAAATCCAGTTACCGAAACGACATACGCGGAATTTGAACCTGCCTTAGACTATGTGGTAGCCAAAATCCCCCGCTGGCCTTTCGACAAATTTGAAAGCGGCGAACGAGTGCTTGGCACACAGATGAAAGCAACCGGCGAAGTGATGGCGATCGGTCGTAACATCGAAGAATCTCTACTGAAAGCTGTCCGTTCGCTTGAAATTGGAACATACCATGCAGAATTACCTGAGTTAAGCGAAGTGACAGACGATGAGCTGACAGAAAAAATGGTCAAAGCTCAGGATGATCGTCTGTTTTATCTAACAGAAGCAATTCGACGTGGCTACTCAATCGAAGAAATCAATGAACTGACAAAAGTAGACTTGTTTTTCTTAGATAAATTACTTCACGTGGTGGAATTAGAAAACGCCCTCTCAAAGAATAAAAAAGATGTCGACCTACTAAAAAAAGCCAAACAAAATGGCTTTGCGGATATAAAGATCGCCCAACTTTGGGATATGACCGCAAGTGACGTTCGGAAATTTCGAACTGCAGAAAAAATCCTTCCTGTATATAAAATGGTTGATACCTGCGCAGCGGAGTTTGAATCTCAAACACCTTATTTCTACAGCACATATGAGTTTGAAAATGAAAGTGTCCGCTCAGAACAGGAATCTGTTTTAGTTCTTGGTTCGGGGCCCATCCGTATCGGACAGGGAGTAGAATTTGACTATGCAACGGTTCACTCGGTAAAAGCAATCCAAGAGGCGGGCTACGAAGCAATCATCATGAATAGTAACCCAGAAACAGTATCCACAGATTTCTCTGTTTCAGATAAGCTCTACTTTGAGCCATTGACTCTGGAAGATGTGATGAACGTAGTGGAGTTAGAGCAGCCGATCGGCGTTATCGTACAATTTGGCGGACAAACTGCAATCAACTTAGCAGAGCCTTTAGTTAAGAATGGTGTGAAAATTCTAGGAACAACGATCGAGGATCTAGACCGAGCGGAAGATCGTGATCAATTTGAACAAGTCTTACAAAGTTTATCGATCCCACAACCACCAGGGGATACAGCGACAAGTGCTGAAGAAGCGGTGATAATTGCTGAAAAAATTGGTTATCCGGTATTGGTCCGTCCAAGTTATGTCCTAGGCGGTCGGGCGATGGAGATCGTTGAAAATCAATCGGATTTGGAAGATTACATGGCGCATGCAGTAAAGGCTTCTCCTGAACATCCGGTTTTAGTCGATCGTTATTTGATTGGTAAAGAGTGCGAAGTTGATGCGATCTGTGACGGTGAAACGGTTTTGATCCCAGGAATTATGGAACATATCGAACGAGCTGGAGTCCATTCGGGAGATTCGATGGCTGTTTATCCGCCACAAACCTTCTCTAAAGAGCTAAAAGCGACAATCGAGGAATATACACGACGCTTGGCATTAGGTATGAACTGTATTGGAATGATGAATATTCAATTCGTTATTCACAACGATGAGGTCTTCGTCATCGAAGTAAACCCTCGGGCTAGCCGTACGGTGCCGTTCTTGAGCAAAATCACGAATATCCCAATGGCTCAAATTGCAACAAAAGCTATTTTAGGACAGCGTTTGAAGGAATTAGGATACGAAGATGGACTGTATCCTGAAAGCAACATGGTCCATGTGAAAGCACCCGTTTTCAGCTTCACGAAGTTGCAAAAGGTTGATACTTACTTAGGCCCTGAAATGAAGTCAACAGGAGAAGTGATGGGGTCTGATCGCAGTCTAGCCAAAGCACTCTACAAAGCTTTCGCAGCATCAGGTCTGCACTTGCCAGATTTTGGGGCTGTCCTGTTCACTGTCGCAGACGAGAACAAAGTTGAAGCCTTAGAATTAGCAAAACGGTTCAAGGATGTTGGTTATAGCTTGATTGCAACAGCCGGAACAGCAAAATTCCTAGCTGAGAATGGGCTGAACGCTAAGACGATCGATAAAATATCAGAATCAGACGAACACAATGTGATTGATTTAATTCGCACCGGGGAAGCACAGGTAGTCATCAATACGATGGATAAGAATCGACAAAATGCATCAGAGGACGGCTTCATCATTCGTCGGGAGGCTGTGGAGCACGGAGTTCCATTGTTCACCTCCCTAGATACAGCAGATGCTATTTTACGAGTGATGGAATCACGCGCATTTTCAATCCAAGAAATTTAA
- a CDS encoding dihydroorotate dehydrogenase electron transfer subunit has translation MKQEMMTIVRQQELAPRIYELVLAGELVKEMAMPGQFLHIRVPRSDLLLRRPISINQYDSEKGTCTIIYRVEGDGTKYFSEMAVGMKLDVMGPLGHGFEINDLNAGDTAFVVGGGIGVPPLYQLSKELTAKGVRVIHFLGFGTQEVVYFAEEFQELGETRFSTDDGTFGIQGNVGNLLLSEEDQPDAVFACGNNGLLKTVEQLYSEVENVQLSLESRMACGMGACYACVCHVPEDENKSVKVCEDGPVFKAGEVIF, from the coding sequence ATGAAGCAGGAAATGATGACGATCGTTCGTCAACAAGAATTAGCACCGAGAATCTATGAGCTGGTTTTAGCAGGAGAATTAGTCAAAGAGATGGCGATGCCTGGTCAGTTCTTGCATATTCGTGTGCCGAGAAGTGATTTACTATTGCGTCGACCTATTAGTATCAATCAGTATGATTCAGAAAAAGGAACATGCACAATCATTTATCGTGTTGAAGGTGACGGTACAAAATATTTTTCTGAAATGGCTGTTGGTATGAAGCTAGATGTTATGGGTCCGCTTGGGCATGGCTTTGAAATCAATGATCTAAATGCTGGAGATACCGCGTTTGTTGTTGGAGGAGGAATCGGCGTTCCGCCATTGTACCAGCTCTCGAAGGAGTTGACGGCAAAAGGGGTTCGAGTCATTCATTTTCTCGGTTTCGGAACACAAGAAGTGGTTTATTTTGCTGAAGAGTTCCAAGAATTAGGGGAAACACGTTTTTCTACGGACGATGGCACATTTGGTATTCAGGGGAATGTAGGAAATCTACTGTTGTCAGAAGAAGATCAGCCAGATGCGGTCTTTGCTTGTGGAAATAACGGCTTATTGAAAACAGTCGAACAACTTTACTCCGAAGTGGAGAATGTTCAGCTTTCATTAGAATCTCGGATGGCATGCGGAATGGGAGCCTGTTACGCCTGTGTCTGTCATGTTCCTGAGGATGAAAATAAAAGTGTTAAAGTATGTGAAGACGGGCCCGTTTTCAAAGCAGGGGAGGTCATTTTTTAA
- a CDS encoding dihydroorotate dehydrogenase gives MSIAVKLPGLDLKNPIMPASGCFGFGKEYADYYDLNQLGAIMIKATTPKQRFGNATPRVAETTSGMLNAIGLQNPGMEVVLKDILPDLEKYAELPIIANVAGACEEDYVEVCAKIGDAPNVKAIELNISCPNVKHGGIAFGTDPEVAYRLTKAVKEVASVPIYVKLSPNVTDIVPIAKAIEKGGADGFTMINTLLGMRIDLKTRQPILANRTGGLSGPAIKPVAIRLINQVAAISELPIIGMGGVQTVDDVLEMYMAGASAVAVGTANFTDPYICPKLIKELPIRMAELGIDSLEQLRQEVRGGF, from the coding sequence ATGAGTATTGCAGTAAAATTACCTGGATTAGACTTGAAAAATCCTATTATGCCAGCAAGTGGCTGTTTCGGCTTCGGCAAAGAGTACGCGGACTACTACGACTTGAACCAGCTAGGAGCCATCATGATTAAAGCGACCACACCTAAACAACGCTTTGGAAATGCAACGCCTCGTGTGGCTGAAACAACCAGCGGGATGTTGAATGCGATTGGATTACAAAATCCGGGTATGGAAGTCGTGTTGAAAGATATTTTACCCGATTTAGAAAAATATGCAGAACTTCCTATCATTGCAAATGTAGCCGGGGCTTGCGAGGAAGACTATGTGGAAGTATGCGCTAAAATAGGTGATGCGCCGAATGTTAAAGCAATCGAATTGAATATTTCTTGTCCAAACGTTAAGCATGGCGGGATCGCTTTTGGAACTGATCCAGAAGTCGCCTATCGTTTGACAAAGGCAGTCAAAGAAGTCGCTAGTGTGCCAATTTACGTCAAATTAAGTCCAAACGTTACGGATATCGTGCCAATTGCCAAGGCAATCGAAAAGGGTGGAGCAGATGGCTTTACCATGATCAACACCTTATTAGGTATGCGGATTGACTTGAAGACGCGTCAACCTATCTTAGCAAATCGTACTGGCGGACTATCTGGTCCAGCAATCAAACCAGTTGCGATTCGATTAATCAATCAGGTAGCTGCAATCAGTGAACTGCCGATCATCGGAATGGGCGGGGTTCAAACCGTAGACGATGTGCTGGAAATGTATATGGCTGGAGCTAGTGCTGTTGCAGTTGGAACAGCGAACTTCACCGATCCCTATATTTGCCCAAAATTGATTAAAGAGCTGCCAATTCGGATGGCAGAGCTAGGCATCGACTCATTGGAACAGTTACGGCAAGAAGTTCGAGGAGGTTTCTAA
- the pyrF gene encoding orotidine-5'-phosphate decarboxylase yields the protein MEKRPIIAFDFASKHEIDAFLTHFPKDEKLFAKIGMELFYQEGPTIVHDLRSQGHDIFLDLKLHDIPNTVQKAMRGIAKMGVKITNVHAAGGVEMMRAAKQGLSEGTKENQAIPELIAVTQLTSTSEEQMHEDQLINVSLHESVLHYAECAEKAGLDGVVCSAHEVEKIHGKTNQQFICLTPGIRPQGTSVGDQKRVMTPAKAREIGSNYIVVGRPITQAEDPYQSYLQIKQEWNGEA from the coding sequence ATGGAGAAAAGACCAATTATCGCTTTTGATTTTGCTTCAAAACACGAAATTGATGCTTTTTTAACGCATTTTCCAAAGGATGAAAAATTATTTGCGAAGATCGGTATGGAACTTTTTTATCAAGAAGGGCCAACGATCGTTCATGACTTACGTTCACAAGGGCATGATATATTTCTTGATCTAAAATTGCATGACATTCCAAATACGGTCCAAAAAGCGATGCGTGGTATTGCTAAAATGGGGGTCAAAATTACAAATGTTCATGCAGCTGGAGGCGTAGAAATGATGCGCGCGGCGAAACAAGGGTTGTCAGAGGGAACAAAAGAAAATCAAGCAATACCTGAGCTGATTGCGGTGACGCAGTTAACCTCTACTAGTGAAGAACAAATGCATGAAGATCAATTAATCAACGTTAGTCTGCATGAGAGTGTTCTTCATTACGCGGAATGTGCAGAAAAAGCAGGATTGGATGGGGTCGTGTGCTCAGCGCATGAAGTGGAAAAAATCCATGGGAAAACCAATCAACAGTTTATCTGCCTAACACCAGGAATTCGGCCACAGGGCACTAGCGTAGGGGACCAGAAGCGCGTAATGACTCCTGCAAAAGCGCGTGAAATTGGTTCAAATTATATCGTAGTTGGAAGACCTATCACTCAAGCAGAGGACCCTTACCAGAGCTATTTACAAATTAAACAAGAATGGAACGGTGAAGCATAA
- the pyrE gene encoding orotate phosphoribosyltransferase: MIAEQIAKDLLSIEAVSLSPDEPFTWASGLKSPIYCDNRVTMSYPEVRRAIAQGLAAKIKEEFPNVQVIAGTATAGIPHAAWVAEILDLPMVYIRSKAKDHGRGNQIEGRITEGQKMVVIEDLISTGGSVLEAAEAATREGADVLGVAAIFTYELAKGKNNFEAAAMPLITLTNYSTLIEAALKEDYINHEQLELLKKWRKDPENWLNN, encoded by the coding sequence ATGATCGCAGAACAAATCGCTAAAGATTTATTATCAATTGAAGCAGTTTCCTTGAGTCCTGATGAACCATTTACGTGGGCTAGCGGCTTGAAGTCACCGATTTACTGTGACAATCGAGTAACTATGAGCTATCCAGAAGTTCGTCGCGCAATTGCACAAGGGCTAGCTGCGAAAATTAAAGAAGAATTCCCAAATGTACAGGTTATTGCTGGAACAGCAACAGCAGGAATTCCCCATGCAGCTTGGGTTGCAGAAATTCTTGATCTGCCAATGGTTTACATCCGCAGCAAAGCCAAAGATCACGGTCGCGGCAATCAAATTGAAGGTCGGATTACAGAAGGGCAGAAAATGGTTGTGATCGAGGATTTAATTTCAACTGGCGGAAGCGTATTGGAAGCAGCCGAAGCGGCAACGCGTGAAGGAGCAGACGTTTTAGGCGTCGCAGCAATCTTTACTTACGAGTTGGCTAAAGGAAAAAATAATTTTGAGGCAGCAGCGATGCCATTAATAACTTTAACAAATTATTCTACCTTGATTGAAGCTGCGTTGAAAGAAGACTATATCAATCATGAGCAACTTGAATTATTAAAAAAATGGCGCAAAGATCCTGAAAACTGGCTGAATAATTAA
- a CDS encoding AI-2E family transporter — protein MYENFLSNTRLRRFTVLALVIFVLFLIKDFMTPILLTFIFTLISVKIVKFIQRYIKLPTFLLATVLYIVELWLLYLLISRYSTILINQVVSTYNSIVHFYQHKDFDSDLVTNFISNYFKNHNWQDKVESGAGIILEQLQNVGRLAVAFVVSFILSFFFMVEKEKTVLFSKNFLSSNYAWFFQDLFYFGKVFVNTFGVVLEVQLLIAIVNTVITTIGLGFIGFTQLPTLAIMIFFLSLIPVAGVIFSCIPLTLIAYSTGGIQTVIYVLILIVIVHCVEAYILNPKFMSSRTKLPIFYTFVILLVSEKFLGVWGLIVGIPIFNFFLEILGVKIATKKTKKTEQPD, from the coding sequence ATGTATGAGAATTTTTTAAGTAATACCCGTTTGAGAAGATTCACAGTTTTAGCATTAGTTATCTTTGTTTTATTTTTAATTAAAGATTTTATGACTCCTATATTGCTGACATTTATTTTTACATTGATTTCTGTCAAAATCGTCAAGTTCATTCAAAGGTATATTAAATTGCCAACCTTCTTACTGGCGACGGTTCTATACATCGTAGAACTTTGGCTTTTGTATTTATTGATCTCCAGATATTCGACGATACTGATTAATCAGGTCGTATCGACATATAACTCGATCGTTCATTTTTATCAGCACAAAGATTTCGATTCGGATCTAGTGACTAATTTTATTTCTAACTATTTTAAAAATCATAATTGGCAAGACAAAGTCGAGAGTGGTGCGGGGATTATTTTAGAACAATTACAAAATGTAGGACGATTGGCAGTCGCCTTTGTCGTTTCCTTTATTTTGAGTTTTTTCTTTATGGTAGAAAAGGAAAAGACCGTATTGTTTTCAAAGAATTTTCTAAGCAGCAACTATGCGTGGTTTTTCCAAGATTTATTTTATTTTGGGAAAGTTTTTGTGAATACGTTTGGTGTCGTGCTGGAGGTACAACTACTAATAGCTATCGTTAACACCGTCATTACTACCATAGGACTGGGGTTCATTGGTTTTACTCAATTGCCAACCCTAGCAATTATGATTTTCTTTTTAAGTCTGATTCCTGTTGCAGGAGTGATTTTTTCTTGTATCCCGTTAACTCTGATTGCTTATTCAACAGGCGGTATTCAGACAGTTATCTATGTTTTAATTCTGATCGTGATCGTTCACTGCGTCGAGGCATACATCCTAAATCCGAAATTCATGTCGAGTCGGACGAAGCTGCCGATCTTCTATACGTTCGTTATTTTGCTAGTCAGTGAAAAGTTTCTTGGCGTGTGGGGATTGATCGTAGGTATCCCGATCTTCAATTTCTTTTTAGAAATCTTAGGTGTAAAAATAGCTACCAAAAAAACAAAAAAAACGGAACAGCCGGATTAG